From the Candidatus Bathyarchaeia archaeon genome, one window contains:
- the hisS gene encoding histidine--tRNA ligase: MSAFKTVRGMRDFLPEEAEIMRFIERKARETASLYGYREIITPVVESYELVAAKAGEEVRARMYAFEDLGGRKVALRPEFTASVARLVATTLRNEPKPLRLFCVGSLYRYDEPQRGRFREFWQSNFELMGSDKPEADAEILLLTNHFMKSVGLKNFTFKVGHVSVLRSILSHEGLAEEVQNQAMQRMDKKLYEEALKIAEENGASDKCLKTLQKLVNLKGDDAAKILEEMAEIVKDYREAVEAVKNLREIINLVVETDEKVKITVDAGFARGLEYYTGMIFEVYVPELDIALAGGGRYNKLVELFGGEPTPAVGVAHGIDRIMLALQEQRAKIDLKREMGVVVVPVSENLAAEALRIAEMLRAEKIPVEFEVMGRKVSKALEDADRREVGYVIIVGEKELKENAVVLRDMQKKEQTTVKIGNLVEVLRHLRI; this comes from the coding sequence ATGAGCGCCTTCAAAACAGTCCGCGGTATGAGAGATTTCCTCCCAGAAGAAGCAGAAATAATGAGGTTTATAGAGAGGAAAGCCCGGGAAACAGCCAGCCTTTATGGATACAGGGAGATAATAACGCCCGTAGTAGAGTCCTATGAGCTTGTAGCTGCAAAGGCTGGTGAAGAAGTCCGTGCTAGAATGTATGCCTTCGAAGATTTAGGCGGACGGAAGGTTGCCCTACGCCCAGAATTCACGGCTTCCGTGGCACGGCTCGTAGCAACCACACTACGGAATGAGCCTAAACCCTTGAGGCTTTTCTGTGTTGGAAGCCTTTACCGCTATGACGAACCCCAGAGGGGGCGCTTCAGAGAGTTTTGGCAGTCAAACTTTGAGTTAATGGGCTCTGATAAACCCGAGGCGGATGCGGAAATACTGCTTTTAACCAACCACTTCATGAAAAGCGTTGGACTGAAAAACTTCACGTTCAAGGTTGGGCATGTAAGCGTTTTAAGGAGTATTCTAAGCCATGAAGGACTAGCTGAGGAAGTGCAAAATCAAGCCATGCAACGCATGGACAAAAAACTATACGAGGAAGCCTTGAAAATCGCCGAGGAAAACGGTGCATCAGATAAATGCCTCAAAACGCTCCAGAAACTTGTCAATTTGAAAGGCGACGACGCAGCCAAAATCTTGGAGGAAATGGCGGAAATTGTTAAAGACTATCGTGAAGCCGTTGAAGCTGTTAAAAACCTAAGGGAAATAATCAACCTCGTGGTGGAAACCGACGAAAAAGTGAAAATCACGGTTGACGCCGGATTCGCAAGAGGCTTGGAATACTACACTGGAATGATCTTTGAAGTTTATGTTCCAGAGCTTGACATAGCCCTGGCTGGCGGCGGAAGATACAACAAACTTGTGGAACTGTTCGGCGGGGAACCCACACCAGCAGTCGGCGTTGCCCACGGGATAGACAGGATAATGCTTGCACTGCAGGAGCAGAGGGCAAAAATTGACTTGAAAAGGGAGATGGGAGTTGTGGTTGTGCCTGTCAGTGAAAACCTTGCAGCTGAAGCCTTGAGAATTGCCGAGATGCTTAGGGCGGAAAAAATACCGGTGGAATTTGAAGTCATGGGACGGAAAGTCTCGAAGGCTTTGGAGGACGCCGACAGAAGAGAGGTAGGCTACGTCATAATAGTTGGGGAGAAAGAACTGAAAGAGAACGCTGTTGTCCTTAGGGACATGCAGAAAAAGGAGCAGACCACTGTGAAGATCGGAAATTTGGTTGAGGTGCTTCGGCATTTAAGGATTTAA
- a CDS encoding RsmB/NOP family class I SAM-dependent RNA methyltransferase — protein MFGKEFFVGRYRMLGWEFRDVVPRQAIRVNVMNAGKVDVVGRLRGLGVELEKVPFLQNGYWVFRSGFSVGATAEYLLGYYSIQEAAAQIPATLFTDLKNKLVLDACAAPGGKTVQLADLMENTGAIVALDVSKRRLDALMNQLERCRVKNTVVYQLDARQASRLGLKFDRVLLDVPCSGNYAADPEWFKRRTLRDVQRNARLQRQILAEAVKVLKEDGEIVYATCSLEPEENELNIDWAVKNLGLETVEINCYGVEGLTEVFGKKLDPSVRRCRRIWPGETQGFFVCKLRKA, from the coding sequence ATGTTTGGCAAGGAATTTTTTGTTGGTCGTTATCGGATGCTGGGCTGGGAGTTTAGGGATGTTGTTCCTCGACAAGCTATTAGGGTTAATGTCATGAATGCCGGGAAGGTTGATGTTGTTGGGCGGCTTAGGGGCTTGGGCGTTGAACTTGAAAAAGTTCCGTTTCTGCAGAATGGCTACTGGGTTTTCCGCTCCGGTTTTTCGGTGGGCGCCACAGCTGAATATCTGCTGGGCTACTATTCCATTCAGGAGGCCGCAGCCCAAATTCCCGCAACCCTATTCACAGATTTGAAGAATAAGCTCGTCCTAGATGCATGTGCAGCTCCAGGTGGAAAAACCGTTCAGCTGGCTGATTTAATGGAAAATACCGGCGCCATTGTGGCTTTGGACGTAAGCAAGAGGCGACTGGACGCCTTAATGAATCAGCTTGAACGATGCCGCGTGAAAAACACTGTGGTTTACCAGTTGGATGCAAGACAAGCCTCGAGGCTTGGACTAAAATTTGACAGGGTGCTGCTTGATGTGCCATGCTCCGGCAACTACGCCGCGGACCCAGAATGGTTCAAGCGGCGAACGCTCCGCGATGTTCAAAGAAACGCGAGGCTACAGAGGCAAATATTAGCCGAAGCCGTTAAGGTTCTGAAGGAGGATGGCGAAATAGTTTATGCCACATGCTCCCTTGAGCCTGAGGAAAACGAGCTAAACATAGACTGGGCGGTGAAAAACCTGGGCTTGGAAACCGTGGAAATAAACTGCTATGGGGTGGAGGGGCTCACGGAAGTTTTCGGGAAAAAGCTGGACCCCTCTGTAAGGCGTTGCAGGCGGATATGGCCTGGTGAAACCCAAGGCTTCTTTGTCTGCAAACTTAGGAAAGCATAG
- a CDS encoding mechanosensitive ion channel family protein, with protein sequence MKRSWRVAYVSIIVLVVAVLWALTIQGLLPEEIRQTYLVYFNVVRAITAILLGILAIELVASLITVRLKHLGRGVYLVRNVVVILGYVAVGLIVLAIFEVTGVSAVAGATVSGLVIGLGLQPVLANLFAGLIILGTGFLKPGANVKISGGLPLSPLAFPAYKMFSRDEFMPTLRGIVVEVGLMHTKILSDSGELVKIPNNIAFTNSVVMEEKEEPKTVRVRYEFPVQYDPDTVLARIHEQLDKNNISDYKVYLEEQSDKNYYIVLVVATAPPNTKVREFRSELLKHIIKVHRKLIQTQSSK encoded by the coding sequence TTGAAACGAAGCTGGCGCGTCGCCTATGTTTCCATAATCGTTTTGGTGGTTGCTGTACTTTGGGCTTTAACCATTCAAGGGCTTCTGCCCGAAGAAATCCGCCAAACCTACCTTGTCTATTTTAACGTTGTTCGGGCTATAACCGCCATACTATTGGGCATTTTAGCCATAGAACTCGTAGCTTCGCTTATCACTGTTAGGCTTAAGCATTTGGGCAGAGGCGTCTACCTCGTCAGAAACGTTGTCGTTATACTGGGCTATGTGGCTGTAGGCCTCATAGTTCTGGCCATCTTCGAGGTTACAGGCGTAAGCGCCGTCGCTGGCGCCACTGTTTCGGGTCTAGTAATAGGCTTGGGCTTGCAGCCCGTTTTGGCTAATCTCTTCGCTGGCCTAATAATCCTTGGAACAGGCTTCCTTAAGCCCGGAGCAAATGTCAAGATTTCAGGCGGTCTACCCCTTTCACCCCTAGCTTTTCCAGCCTACAAAATGTTCAGCCGAGACGAGTTTATGCCAACCCTTCGGGGCATAGTGGTTGAGGTTGGCCTAATGCACACGAAAATACTGTCAGACAGTGGCGAACTCGTCAAGATCCCCAACAACATAGCCTTCACCAACAGCGTAGTCATGGAGGAGAAGGAGGAACCAAAAACGGTGCGGGTTCGCTACGAATTTCCGGTTCAATACGACCCGGACACTGTGCTGGCGAGAATCCATGAACAGCTTGACAAAAACAACATCAGCGACTACAAGGTTTACCTCGAAGAGCAAAGCGACAAAAACTACTACATAGTCCTCGTGGTGGCAACAGCACCTCCCAACACTAAGGTCAGAGAATTCCGCTCAGAACTCCTAAAACACATAATAAAAGTGCACAGGAAGCTCATTCAAACCCAAAGTTCAAAATAA